One genomic segment of Marinitoga litoralis includes these proteins:
- a CDS encoding pyridoxamine 5'-phosphate oxidase family protein yields the protein MLKEKARKVVESHNLMHIATVDLNGFPKARGVDYVMGENENELYFITHKMTNKVNEIKNNPNVSVVIDHDCQSFEDLLKLVYIKGTGKAEVIEDPEGVMKVFGMILQKFLYLKNLPGEPTDFVGIKVTLKEVYVTDNTVSFGHTEKVEY from the coding sequence ATGTTAAAAGAAAAAGCGAGAAAGGTAGTAGAATCACATAATCTAATGCACATTGCAACAGTAGATTTAAATGGTTTTCCAAAAGCTAGAGGTGTTGACTATGTAATGGGAGAAAATGAAAACGAATTATATTTCATTACTCATAAAATGACAAATAAAGTAAATGAAATAAAAAACAATCCAAATGTATCAGTTGTTATAGACCATGATTGCCAATCATTTGAAGATTTATTAAAACTAGTATATATTAAAGGTACTGGGAAAGCAGAGGTAATTGAAGATCCAGAAGGAGTTATGAAAGTTTTTGGTATGATATTACAAAAATTCCTATATTTGAAAAACTTACCTGGAGAACCTACAGATTTTGTTGGAATAAAAGTAACTTTAAAAGAAGTTTATGTAACAGACAATACAGTTTCTTTTGGACATACAGAAAA
- a CDS encoding TetR/AcrR family transcriptional regulator produces the protein MNKNNNISRKELIIKTAAKLFHLKGYNNVGIQMILNELNIPKGSFYNYFSSKEELLLEVINLHFEDLKNIINMSIRKSPNIEGLKELFNFYFERYKELNYYGGCPIGNLILEISDLSEKAREKLLEWITNFENEISIVLDNEGYENSKSLASFIVYSFEGAILRAKVEKNSSALINFVENIFNYLIKEKNNVKRKSEKGSRIT, from the coding sequence ATGAATAAAAATAATAATATTTCAAGAAAAGAATTAATTATTAAAACTGCTGCAAAATTATTTCATTTAAAAGGGTATAACAATGTTGGGATACAAATGATATTAAATGAATTAAATATCCCAAAAGGTTCTTTCTATAATTATTTTTCTAGTAAAGAAGAACTTTTATTAGAAGTTATTAATCTACATTTTGAAGATTTAAAAAATATTATAAATATGTCTATTAGAAAAAGCCCAAATATAGAAGGATTAAAAGAATTATTTAATTTTTATTTTGAAAGATATAAAGAATTAAATTATTATGGTGGATGTCCTATAGGAAATTTAATTTTAGAAATATCAGATTTAAGCGAAAAAGCAAGAGAAAAGTTATTAGAATGGATAACTAATTTTGAAAATGAAATATCCATTGTATTAGATAATGAAGGATATGAAAATTCTAAATCTTTAGCATCTTTTATTGTTTATTCTTTTGAAGGAGCAATACTTAGAGCTAAAGTGGAAAAGAATTCTTCAGCTTTAATTAATTTTGTAGAAAATATATTTAATTATTTAATAAAGGAGAAAAATAATGTTAAAAGAAAAAGCGAGAAAGGTAGTAGAATCACATAA
- the aspC gene encoding aspartate aminotransferase — MISKIVKSIQPSITLELNAKAIEMEKQGFDVVKLTAGEPDFITPKEIIESAYKAMLEGKTKYTNSAGIVELREKIADFTNTNRKTNYTAENIVVSNGGKQALYNVLLAILNPGDEVIVLDPSWISYEAQIKLARGIPVHVPLKFKNNFIPKASDIEPYISEKTKAIIINSPNNPTGAVYPKETFLEIAELIKDRNIYLISDEVYEKLVFEGEFFSPVEIESLREKTIIINAFSKTWSMTGWRVGYSVAPMNITKEIKKIQSHITSNVNTPAQYGALAAFDVNIDYYINKFNERRKYVMERMKKVDLEYVYPYGAFYLFINISKYDNDDMNFANQLLNTKKLAVIPGSGFGAKGFIRISYANSIEILEKGLDRLFEYINGIY; from the coding sequence ATGATATCAAAAATAGTAAAAAGCATACAACCTTCTATAACTTTAGAGCTAAATGCTAAAGCCATTGAAATGGAAAAACAAGGTTTTGATGTAGTGAAATTAACTGCAGGAGAGCCAGATTTTATTACTCCAAAAGAAATAATTGAAAGTGCTTATAAGGCAATGTTAGAAGGGAAAACAAAATATACAAACTCTGCTGGAATAGTTGAGTTGAGAGAAAAAATAGCAGATTTTACAAATACTAATAGAAAAACAAATTATACTGCTGAGAATATAGTTGTTTCAAATGGTGGAAAGCAAGCATTATATAATGTATTATTAGCTATTTTAAATCCTGGTGATGAGGTTATTGTATTAGATCCTTCATGGATTAGTTATGAAGCACAAATTAAACTTGCAAGAGGGATACCAGTTCATGTTCCATTAAAATTTAAAAATAATTTCATACCTAAAGCTAGTGATATTGAACCATATATTAGCGAAAAGACTAAAGCTATTATAATAAATTCGCCAAACAATCCAACAGGAGCAGTTTATCCTAAAGAAACTTTTTTAGAAATAGCTGAATTAATAAAAGATAGAAATATATATTTAATAAGCGATGAAGTTTATGAAAAACTAGTATTTGAAGGAGAATTTTTCTCTCCAGTAGAAATAGAGAGTTTAAGAGAAAAAACTATAATAATCAATGCTTTTTCAAAAACATGGTCAATGACAGGATGGAGAGTTGGTTATTCTGTTGCTCCAATGAATATAACTAAAGAAATTAAAAAAATACAAAGTCATATAACATCAAATGTCAATACTCCAGCACAATATGGGGCATTAGCAGCTTTTGATGTAAATATTGATTATTACATTAACAAATTTAATGAAAGAAGAAAATATGTTATGGAAAGAATGAAAAAAGTTGATTTAGAGTATGTATATCCGTATGGAGCATTTTATCTATTTATTAATATATCAAAATATGATAATGATGATATGAACTTTGCAAATCAATTATTGAATACTAAAAAATTGGCTGTTATACCAGGAAGCGGTTTTGGAGCAAAAGGATTTATTAGAATATCCTACGCAAATTCAATTGAAATATTAGAAAAAGGTTTAGATAGATTATTTGAATATATAAATGGAATATACTAG
- a CDS encoding HAD family hydrolase yields MNRKVFIFDLDGTLLNSKEQMSERTINAIKKIYEKGSFIIIASGRMYKSTKVVINKYLPFLNEIPIVSYNGAYVVSHSGEVVFESDIDKKLAIDIIKEAKKEKIHVQTYINDDLIADDDNNEIKGYAKHSGVDYKIVNDLEDYILKNKYGPTKILTISDEKRLDFFQKNMQAKYNNELNIVRSFNIYLDFLNKDSSKGIALKKLSNIYNFDLKNAYIFGDSENDISMLVLSNNSYAMDNASNHVKNSAKFIAPSSDEEGVALIIEKILSSDFGN; encoded by the coding sequence ATGAATAGAAAGGTATTTATATTTGATTTAGATGGAACATTATTAAACTCTAAAGAACAAATGTCCGAAAGAACAATTAATGCAATAAAAAAAATATATGAAAAAGGATCGTTTATTATTATAGCAAGTGGAAGAATGTATAAATCAACAAAAGTTGTTATAAATAAATATTTACCTTTTTTAAATGAAATACCAATTGTCTCATATAATGGTGCTTATGTAGTATCGCATAGTGGAGAAGTTGTTTTTGAATCTGATATTGATAAAAAACTAGCAATTGATATTATTAAAGAAGCAAAAAAAGAAAAAATTCATGTTCAAACATATATAAATGATGATTTAATTGCTGATGATGATAATAATGAAATTAAAGGTTATGCTAAACATTCTGGAGTTGATTATAAAATAGTAAATGATTTGGAAGATTATATTTTAAAAAACAAATATGGTCCTACAAAAATATTAACAATTTCTGATGAAAAAAGATTAGATTTTTTTCAAAAGAATATGCAAGCAAAATATAATAATGAATTAAATATAGTAAGGTCATTTAATATATATTTAGACTTTTTAAACAAAGATTCTTCTAAAGGTATTGCATTAAAAAAATTATCTAATATATATAATTTTGATTTAAAAAATGCTTATATTTTTGGAGATAGTGAAAATGATATATCTATGTTAGTATTATCAAACAATTCTTATGCTATGGATAATGCATCAAACCATGTTAAAAATTCTGCAAAATTTATTGCTCCATCATCAGATGAAGAGGGGGTTGCTTTAATAATTGAAAAAATTTTATCTAGTGATTTTGGTAATTAG
- the murA gene encoding UDP-N-acetylglucosamine 1-carboxyvinyltransferase produces MGKIMVSGPQYASGEITISGSKNSALPILAATLLTDEDIILHNIPNLADVNTMIEILENAGKKVLWDESTLIIKGCDDINSVLPYAPVRRMRASFNVLGPLTIRKGFAKVALPGGCSIGVRPVNFHLEGLKKLGIDSEIEHGFANSKLGESPEKIHISLPFPSVGATEHLITTAVLLENTETIITNCAQEPEIVDLCNFLISMGANIEGQGTSNIKIHGVKKLYSTEYTIIPDRIEAGTYAILGAILGKKVVLKNVIEEHIFSLLDIFEKIGIRFSIDNDVLTIEGISKLELSPVDVETATFPGFPTDLQPQLMVLLSLIPGRSSITENVFKTRFNHVDELNRMGAKIFVEGNTAIITGVSKLSGAPLEATDLRASAALLIAALSADGETKINNVDHIFRGYEKLFDKLENLGLKIEYYE; encoded by the coding sequence ATGGGAAAAATAATGGTTTCTGGACCACAATATGCCTCGGGTGAAATTACAATATCAGGATCTAAAAATTCTGCTTTACCTATATTAGCTGCTACATTATTAACAGATGAGGATATTATTCTTCATAATATCCCTAATTTAGCGGATGTAAATACTATGATAGAGATATTAGAAAATGCAGGGAAAAAAGTTTTATGGGATGAATCTACTCTTATAATAAAAGGTTGTGACGATATTAATTCTGTGTTACCTTATGCTCCAGTTAGAAGGATGAGAGCATCTTTTAATGTTTTAGGGCCGTTAACAATAAGAAAAGGATTTGCTAAAGTAGCTTTACCAGGTGGATGTTCCATAGGAGTTAGACCTGTTAACTTTCATTTAGAAGGACTAAAAAAATTGGGTATAGATTCTGAGATTGAACATGGATTTGCAAATTCAAAACTAGGAGAATCTCCCGAAAAAATACATATATCTTTACCTTTCCCAAGCGTTGGAGCAACAGAACATTTAATAACAACAGCAGTATTATTAGAAAATACTGAAACTATTATAACTAATTGTGCTCAAGAGCCAGAAATTGTTGATCTTTGTAATTTTTTAATATCAATGGGAGCAAATATTGAAGGGCAAGGAACCTCTAATATAAAAATACACGGTGTAAAAAAATTATATAGCACTGAATATACTATTATTCCAGATAGGATTGAAGCAGGGACATATGCTATTTTAGGAGCTATATTAGGAAAAAAGGTTGTATTAAAAAATGTCATTGAAGAACATATATTTTCTTTGCTAGATATTTTTGAAAAAATTGGTATAAGGTTTTCAATTGATAATGATGTTTTGACTATTGAAGGGATTTCAAAACTAGAATTATCTCCAGTTGATGTTGAAACTGCGACATTCCCTGGATTCCCTACAGATTTACAACCACAGTTAATGGTACTATTAAGTTTAATACCTGGTAGATCATCAATAACTGAAAATGTTTTTAAAACTAGATTTAATCATGTAGATGAATTAAATCGTATGGGAGCAAAAATATTTGTAGAAGGTAATACAGCTATTATAACTGGAGTTTCTAAATTATCAGGAGCTCCATTAGAAGCTACAGATTTAAGAGCGTCTGCTGCTTTATTAATAGCTGCATTGTCAGCTGATGGTGAAACTAAGATTAATAATGTAGATCATATATTTAGAGGATATGAAAAATTATTTGATAAATTAGAAAATTTAGGCTTAAAGATTGAATACTATGAATAA
- a CDS encoding diguanylate cyclase domain-containing protein — protein MDNEIKVKQLLEENNKLREELEKTNRLLEEYNEFSKEEISAYKDFVEGFVDRKYIDSSTRVYSREFFDKIFFLLLETAFEKGNNYGLLIIKIPELEDLKYDGETHKSPEMEIGRVLRNNVRLPLDIIMRYSKTTFSIIIPDITEIELSKISDRIIYQLKSFVNNPDDIEYYEFYLPRDLTTTKDILNYFA, from the coding sequence ATGGATAATGAAATTAAGGTAAAACAATTGTTAGAAGAGAATAATAAATTGAGAGAAGAATTGGAAAAAACAAATAGATTATTAGAAGAATATAATGAATTTTCAAAAGAAGAAATAAGTGCGTATAAAGATTTTGTAGAAGGATTTGTAGATAGAAAGTATATTGATTCTTCAACAAGAGTTTATTCGAGAGAATTTTTTGATAAAATATTTTTCTTATTATTAGAAACTGCTTTTGAAAAAGGTAATAATTATGGTTTATTAATAATAAAAATTCCCGAATTGGAAGATTTAAAATATGATGGAGAAACACATAAAAGTCCTGAAATGGAAATAGGTAGAGTGTTGAGAAATAATGTAAGACTACCTCTCGATATAATAATGAGATATTCTAAAACAACATTTTCTATTATTATTCCAGATATTACAGAAATAGAGTTGAGTAAAATTTCAGATAGGATTATATACCAATTAAAAAGTTTTGTAAATAATCCTGATGATATTGAATATTATGAATTTTATTTACCAAGAGATTTAACAACAACTAAAGACATACTAAATTACTTTGCTTGA